A region of Crenobacter cavernae DNA encodes the following proteins:
- a CDS encoding [protein-PII] uridylyltransferase, which produces MAHALTARRQALQTARDALFAAWREHGDPQTLLSSLSGLVDTEIAALWQDGGGGESAALLAVGGYGRGQLFPHSDIDLLILLPDNAPRAVLEKAEVLIGQMWDLGLEVGHSVRTVDECLKEAEGDITVATTLLEHRLIAGNAALQQVLAASLARELDPVAFVEGKQLEQQQRHNRFFGVTNNLEPNLKESPGGLRDLHTLLWISKATGFGDSWDALTEDDILTRAEARLIRRSERTLQRLRIDLHLLAKRREDRLLFDFQQPLARLWGFEDTNARRASELLMHEFYRAARTVGQLNGVLLPNLRARFFSQLPRLTQSLDEHFYTVNGMLSVYKSEIFRERPSTIFEAFLMLQRHPELTGFAPRTLRALWNARSRINERFRHDKTNRALFMQLFREPGLTRTLRRMNLYGVLGKYLPAFGRIVGQMQHDLFHVYTVDEHILMVVRNLRRFAVPAFNHEYPFLSRLINDFDKPELLYLAGLFHDIAKGRGGDHSQLGRLDAREFCIAHGLTDDDTELVVWLVQEHLTMSATAQKEDIYDPETVGRFADKVATPRRLAALYLLTVADIRGTSPKVWNAWKAKLLEDLYHATLKQLMRGGELDLDSELEERKTQARALLRLFAVPAGVEDKLWSELDTVYFLRHEAKEIAWHARLLNRFVASAEPIVRARLSEDKEGVQVLVYTPDQPALFARLCAFFGRTRYSIADAKVYTTRHGYALDTFHVFIPEHHDGDYRDLISFIEFELSACLKRGGEIEMPPPGRVNRMLRHFPITPQVVIRSDDRENYFVLSLVAGDQPGLLARITQILTRYGLSVQSAKIMTLGSRVEDSFLLSGDALSDGKAVLALEADLIEELKA; this is translated from the coding sequence ATGGCCCACGCGCTGACCGCACGCCGCCAGGCACTGCAGACCGCCCGCGACGCGCTGTTCGCCGCCTGGCGTGAACATGGCGACCCGCAAACCTTGCTTTCGTCGCTGAGCGGTCTCGTCGACACAGAAATCGCCGCGCTGTGGCAGGACGGCGGCGGCGGCGAATCGGCGGCGCTGCTGGCGGTCGGCGGCTACGGCCGCGGCCAGCTGTTTCCGCATTCGGACATCGACCTCCTGATCCTGCTGCCCGACAACGCGCCACGCGCGGTGCTCGAGAAGGCCGAGGTGCTGATCGGCCAGATGTGGGACCTCGGCCTCGAGGTCGGCCACAGCGTACGCACCGTCGACGAATGCCTGAAGGAGGCCGAAGGTGACATCACCGTCGCGACCACGCTGCTGGAACACCGGCTCATCGCCGGCAACGCAGCACTCCAACAGGTCCTCGCCGCCTCGCTCGCGCGCGAACTCGACCCGGTCGCCTTCGTCGAGGGCAAGCAGCTCGAGCAGCAGCAGCGCCACAACCGCTTCTTCGGCGTCACCAACAACCTCGAACCGAACCTGAAGGAAAGCCCGGGCGGCCTCAGAGACCTGCACACGCTGTTGTGGATCAGCAAGGCGACCGGCTTCGGCGACAGCTGGGATGCGCTGACCGAGGACGACATCCTGACGCGCGCCGAGGCTAGGCTGATCCGGCGCAGCGAACGCACGCTGCAGCGGCTGCGCATCGACCTGCACCTGTTGGCGAAGCGTCGAGAGGACCGGCTGCTGTTCGACTTCCAGCAGCCGCTGGCCAGGCTGTGGGGCTTCGAGGACACGAACGCGCGGCGCGCGAGCGAACTCCTGATGCACGAGTTCTACCGCGCGGCGCGCACCGTCGGTCAACTGAACGGCGTTCTGCTGCCCAACCTGCGCGCGCGTTTCTTCTCGCAGCTGCCGCGGCTGACTCAGTCGCTCGACGAGCACTTCTACACCGTCAACGGCATGCTTTCCGTCTATAAATCCGAGATTTTCCGCGAGCGGCCGTCGACCATCTTCGAAGCCTTCCTGATGCTGCAGCGCCACCCCGAGCTGACCGGCTTCGCGCCGCGCACGCTCAGGGCATTGTGGAACGCACGCAGCCGCATCAACGAGCGCTTCCGCCACGACAAGACCAACCGCGCGCTCTTCATGCAGCTGTTCCGCGAGCCGGGACTGACGCGCACGCTGCGCCGCATGAACCTGTACGGCGTGCTCGGCAAATACCTGCCGGCGTTCGGCCGCATCGTCGGCCAGATGCAGCACGACCTGTTCCACGTCTACACCGTCGATGAACACATCCTGATGGTGGTGCGCAACCTGCGCCGCTTCGCGGTGCCGGCGTTCAACCACGAATACCCGTTCCTGTCGCGGCTGATCAACGACTTCGACAAGCCGGAACTCTTGTACCTGGCCGGCCTGTTCCACGACATCGCCAAGGGCCGCGGCGGCGACCACTCGCAGTTGGGCCGTCTCGACGCGCGCGAATTCTGCATCGCGCACGGGCTGACGGACGACGACACCGAGCTCGTGGTCTGGCTGGTGCAGGAACACCTGACGATGTCGGCGACCGCGCAGAAAGAAGATATCTACGACCCGGAAACCGTCGGCCGCTTCGCCGACAAGGTCGCAACGCCCAGAAGGCTGGCCGCGCTGTACCTGTTGACCGTCGCCGACATCCGCGGCACCAGCCCCAAGGTGTGGAACGCGTGGAAGGCCAAACTGCTCGAGGACCTCTACCACGCGACGCTCAAGCAGCTGATGCGCGGCGGCGAGCTCGACCTCGACTCCGAACTCGAGGAACGCAAGACGCAGGCGCGCGCGCTGCTCCGGCTGTTCGCCGTACCGGCCGGCGTCGAAGACAAGCTGTGGAGCGAACTCGACACCGTCTACTTCCTGCGCCACGAGGCTAAGGAGATCGCGTGGCACGCAAGGCTTCTGAACCGCTTCGTCGCCAGCGCCGAGCCCATCGTCCGCGCGCGGCTGTCCGAGGACAAGGAAGGCGTCCAGGTGCTGGTCTACACGCCCGACCAGCCAGCGCTGTTCGCGCGCCTGTGCGCGTTCTTCGGCCGCACCCGCTACAGCATCGCCGACGCCAAGGTCTACACCACGCGCCACGGCTACGCGCTCGATACCTTCCACGTGTTCATCCCCGAACACCACGACGGCGACTACCGCGACCTGATCAGCTTCATCGAGTTCGAACTGTCCGCCTGCCTGAAGCGCGGCGGCGAGATCGAGATGCCGCCGCCCGGCCGCGTCAACCGCATGCTGCGCCACTTCCCGATCACGCCGCAGGTCGTCATCCGCTCCGACGACCGTGAAAACTACTTCGTGCTATCGCTGGTGGCCGGCGACCAGCCCGGCCTGTTGGCACGCATCACGCAGATCCTGACCCGCTACGGCCTGTCGGTACAGTCGGCCAAGATCATGACGCTCGGCAGCCGGGTCGAGGACTCGTTCCTGCTGTCGGGCGACGCGCTGTCGGACGGCAAGGCGGTGCTCGCGCTCGAGGCGGATCTGATCGAGGAGTTGAAGGCCTAG
- the lptG gene encoding LPS export ABC transporter permease LptG codes for MRLINRYLIGSLASSAFFTLAALIGLFGFFDVVAELPSLGKGSYTAPVMLRYVAYLIPGHAYELMPLAVLIGGMVAMTQFASNSEYTVIRTSGVSLSQVAGVLAQFGVLFAILTVLLGEFAAPYAEQEASRVKLAATRSMVAQEFRSGIWVKDDKHFINVREMLPDTTLKGVRIYTYNDDYQLTQTRYADVGRYLGNGQWQLTGVSDTKLSENKVTVEHHPALNWKSVIEPDILDVLLVVPEQMSVANLVTYIEHLSNNKQQTQRYDIALWSKLFYPLACVSMALVALAFTPRQRRHGQLGLQLFIGICIGVGFHFTNRLFSHLGLLYGWNAMVSATLPTLLFLAAGIALIRKQEKR; via the coding sequence ATGCGGCTGATTAACCGTTACCTGATCGGTTCGCTCGCCAGCAGCGCCTTCTTCACGCTGGCCGCGCTGATCGGCCTGTTCGGCTTCTTCGACGTGGTCGCCGAGTTGCCCAGCCTCGGCAAGGGCAGCTACACCGCGCCGGTGATGCTGCGCTACGTCGCCTACCTGATCCCCGGCCACGCTTACGAACTGATGCCGCTGGCGGTGCTGATAGGCGGCATGGTCGCGATGACGCAGTTCGCGTCGAACAGCGAGTACACGGTGATCCGCACCAGCGGCGTGTCGCTGTCTCAGGTCGCCGGCGTGCTCGCGCAGTTCGGCGTGCTGTTCGCGATCCTCACCGTTCTGCTCGGCGAGTTCGCCGCGCCGTACGCCGAACAGGAGGCGAGCCGCGTCAAGCTCGCCGCCACGCGCTCGATGGTTGCGCAGGAGTTCCGTTCGGGCATCTGGGTCAAGGACGACAAGCACTTCATCAACGTGCGCGAGATGCTGCCCGATACCACGCTGAAGGGCGTGCGCATCTACACCTACAACGACGACTACCAGCTGACGCAGACCCGCTACGCCGACGTTGGCCGTTACCTCGGCAACGGCCAGTGGCAGTTGACCGGCGTGTCCGACACCAAGCTGAGCGAGAACAAGGTCACCGTCGAGCACCACCCGGCGTTGAATTGGAAGTCGGTGATCGAACCGGACATCCTCGACGTACTGCTCGTCGTGCCCGAACAGATGTCGGTCGCCAACCTCGTCACCTATATCGAGCACCTGTCGAACAACAAGCAGCAGACGCAACGCTACGACATCGCGCTGTGGAGCAAGCTGTTCTACCCGCTCGCCTGCGTGTCGATGGCGCTGGTCGCGCTCGCTTTCACGCCGCGCCAGCGCCGCCACGGCCAGCTCGGCCTGCAGCTGTTCATCGGCATCTGCATCGGCGTCGGCTTCCACTTCACCAACCGCCTGTTCAGCCACCTCGGCCTCTTGTACGGCTGGAACGCGATGGTCTCGGCGACACTGCCGACGCTACTCTTCCTGGCCGCCGGCATCGCACTGATCCGCAAGCAGGAAAAACGCTGA
- the lptF gene encoding LPS export ABC transporter permease LptF has product MVFHRSLTRELTFTAVGVFVVLLAILLTTQTINLLGRAAEGRIANEAVAALIGFWSLGLFPLLLILTVFISTLVVLTRVWRDHEMTVWLSSGIGLKDWIWPLMRFALPFVLIIATLTLYISPWAAYRSKEYAEVLKQREEISAISPGVFKESGAANRVYFIEQYSAVHGTANHVFMQEISDGKVGTILARAGKVISNAYGERVLELTDGRRYVGVPGRADFEEAHFERYRVVLGEAPPMIGQITNIQTRPTAALWASDEPSDKAELAWRLSLPLTCALLALLALPLSYFNPRSGHTYNLVYALIAFLLYQNALTLMRNWIGDGKVPWGAVVVVHLALFAVSLGLLWLRSLPAAPLSRTLVTLFKKA; this is encoded by the coding sequence ATGGTTTTTCACCGTAGCCTGACCCGCGAACTGACGTTTACCGCCGTTGGCGTGTTCGTCGTGTTGCTGGCGATCCTGCTCACCACGCAAACCATCAACCTGTTGGGCCGCGCCGCCGAAGGCCGCATCGCCAACGAGGCGGTGGCGGCGCTGATCGGCTTCTGGTCGCTCGGCCTGTTCCCGCTGCTCCTGATCCTGACTGTGTTCATCAGCACGCTGGTGGTGCTCACCCGCGTCTGGCGCGACCACGAGATGACAGTGTGGCTGTCGTCAGGCATCGGCCTCAAGGACTGGATCTGGCCGCTGATGCGCTTTGCGCTGCCGTTCGTGCTGATCATCGCCACGCTGACGCTCTACATCAGCCCGTGGGCCGCCTATCGCAGCAAGGAGTATGCCGAAGTCCTGAAGCAGCGCGAGGAGATCTCGGCGATCTCGCCCGGCGTATTCAAGGAATCGGGCGCCGCCAACCGCGTGTACTTCATCGAGCAGTACTCGGCGGTGCACGGCACGGCCAACCATGTGTTCATGCAGGAAATCAGCGACGGCAAGGTCGGCACCATCCTCGCCCGCGCCGGCAAGGTCATCAGCAACGCCTACGGAGAACGGGTGCTGGAACTGACCGACGGCCGCCGCTACGTCGGCGTACCCGGCCGCGCCGACTTCGAGGAGGCACATTTCGAACGCTACCGCGTCGTCCTCGGCGAGGCGCCGCCGATGATAGGCCAGATCACCAATATCCAGACTCGACCGACCGCCGCGCTATGGGCCAGCGACGAGCCGTCCGACAAGGCCGAACTCGCGTGGCGGCTGTCGCTGCCCCTCACCTGCGCGCTGCTCGCGCTGTTGGCGCTGCCCTTGAGCTACTTCAACCCGAGGAGCGGCCACACCTACAACCTGGTGTACGCGCTGATCGCCTTCCTCTTGTACCAGAACGCGTTGACGCTGATGCGCAACTGGATCGGCGACGGCAAGGTGCCGTGGGGCGCGGTCGTCGTCGTCCACCTTGCGCTGTTCGCGGTGTCGCTGGGACTATTGTGGCTGCGCTCGCTCCCGGCCGCGCCGCTGTCGCGCACCCTCGTCACCCTTTTCAAGAAAGCCTGA
- a CDS encoding leucyl aminopeptidase has protein sequence MEFNIKSGSPEKQRVACVIVGVYESRKLTLAADLIDRVSSGFIGDVLKRGDMEGKLGSTLMLHSVPHALCDRVLLVGLGKERDFRAKEYREAIRTSIRALTQTSANEAVSYLTELTIKKHDVEWMIEQATVVTLDVLYRFDRFKTRSDEPLREPKKLTLAVQRRSDLADGEKGLARGQAIAEGMRFAKDLANLPGNFCTPSFLADTARDMAATLGAEAEILDENGIAELGMGSFLAVAKGSDEPPRLIVLKHYGAKDKADKPVVLVGKGITFDTGGISLKPGEAMDEMKYDMCGAATVLGAFRAAVEMALPINLVAIVPTCENMPSGRAVKPGDIVTSMSGQTIEILNTDAEGRLILCDALTYAERFNPATVVDVATLTGACIIALGHVATGLFANQDSLARELSAAGEEVGDRAWHMPLFDEYQEQLKSPFADMANIGGRPAGSITAAAFLSRYTKAYDWAHLDIAGTAWRSGKDKGATGRPVPLLVQFLQDRADIATGNVVRRGRPRRETSEAPDDDAD, from the coding sequence ATGGAATTTAACATAAAAAGCGGGAGCCCGGAGAAACAGCGCGTCGCGTGCGTGATCGTCGGCGTGTACGAATCGCGCAAGCTGACGCTCGCGGCCGACCTCATCGACCGCGTCTCCAGCGGCTTCATCGGCGACGTGCTCAAGCGCGGCGACATGGAAGGCAAACTCGGCAGCACGCTGATGCTGCACTCGGTGCCGCACGCCTTGTGCGACCGCGTGCTGCTCGTCGGCCTCGGCAAGGAGCGCGATTTCCGCGCCAAGGAGTACCGCGAGGCGATCCGCACGTCGATCAGGGCGCTGACGCAGACCTCGGCCAACGAGGCGGTCAGCTACCTGACCGAACTGACCATCAAGAAGCACGACGTCGAGTGGATGATCGAGCAGGCGACCGTCGTCACGCTCGACGTGCTGTACCGCTTCGACCGCTTCAAGACGCGCAGCGACGAGCCTTTGCGCGAGCCGAAGAAGCTCACGCTCGCCGTGCAGCGCCGCAGCGACCTCGCCGACGGCGAGAAGGGCCTCGCGCGCGGTCAGGCGATCGCCGAAGGCATGCGCTTCGCCAAGGACCTGGCCAACCTGCCGGGCAACTTCTGCACGCCGAGCTTCCTCGCCGACACCGCGCGCGACATGGCGGCCACGCTCGGCGCCGAGGCCGAGATCCTCGACGAGAACGGCATCGCCGAGCTCGGCATGGGTTCGTTCCTCGCGGTCGCCAAGGGCTCGGACGAGCCGCCGCGGCTGATCGTGCTCAAGCACTACGGCGCGAAGGACAAGGCCGACAAGCCGGTGGTGCTGGTCGGCAAGGGCATCACCTTCGACACCGGCGGCATCTCGCTCAAGCCGGGCGAGGCGATGGACGAGATGAAGTACGACATGTGCGGCGCCGCGACCGTGCTCGGCGCCTTCCGCGCCGCGGTCGAGATGGCGCTGCCGATCAACCTCGTCGCCATCGTGCCGACCTGCGAGAACATGCCATCCGGCCGCGCGGTCAAGCCGGGCGACATCGTCACCAGCATGTCCGGCCAGACGATCGAGATTCTCAACACCGACGCCGAAGGCCGGCTGATCCTGTGCGACGCGCTGACCTACGCTGAAAGGTTTAATCCGGCCACCGTCGTCGACGTCGCGACCCTGACCGGCGCGTGCATCATCGCGCTCGGCCACGTCGCCACCGGCCTGTTCGCCAACCAGGACAGCCTGGCGCGCGAACTGTCCGCCGCCGGCGAGGAGGTCGGCGACCGCGCGTGGCACATGCCGCTGTTCGACGAATATCAGGAACAACTGAAGAGCCCGTTCGCCGACATGGCCAATATCGGCGGGCGGCCGGCCGGCAGCATCACCGCCGCGGCCTTCCTGTCGCGCTACACCAAGGCGTACGACTGGGCGCACCTCGACATCGCCGGTACGGCGTGGCGGAGCGGCAAGGACAAGGGCGCGACCGGCCGTCCGGTGCCGCTCCTGGTGCAGTTCCTGCAGGATCGCGCCGACATCGCGACCGGCAACGTGGTCCGCCGCGGTCGTCCGCGCCGCGAAACGAGCGAAGCCCCCGACGATGACGCGGATTGA
- a CDS encoding DNA polymerase III subunit chi — protein sequence MTRIDFYTEVDQPAVFACRLANTVYKKGERLTVWLADEEALASFSTRLWCLSDTLFVPHCHVDDALAAETPVLLAATLPHDAGGVLLNLGPSYPDAPERFSRILEIVGRDEAALAAARDRFKAYRTRGFTIEHHDMSQRSS from the coding sequence ATGACGCGGATTGATTTTTACACCGAGGTCGACCAGCCGGCGGTCTTCGCCTGCCGGCTGGCGAACACGGTCTACAAGAAGGGCGAGCGCCTCACCGTCTGGCTGGCCGACGAAGAGGCGCTCGCTTCTTTCAGCACCCGGCTGTGGTGCCTGTCGGACACGCTGTTCGTGCCGCACTGCCACGTCGACGATGCGCTTGCCGCCGAGACGCCGGTGCTGCTCGCCGCGACCTTGCCGCACGACGCCGGCGGTGTGCTGCTCAACCTCGGCCCGAGCTACCCGGACGCGCCGGAACGCTTCTCGCGCATCCTCGAGATCGTCGGCCGCGACGAAGCGGCGCTGGCCGCCGCGCGCGATCGCTTCAAGGCCTACCGCACGCGCGGTTTCACGATCGAACACCACGACATGAGTCAACGCTCATCATGA